Sequence from the Myxococcota bacterium genome:
CAGTTCACCTTCACGAACGCGCGGCGCGCGCGGCGCGAGCGCGCGCAGATGGTGCGCGCGACGAGCTCCTTGCCGGTGCCGCTCTCACCGCGGATCAGCACTGTGATGTCGGTGTCCGCGACGTGGTCGATCATGCTCTCGACGAGCCGCATCTTGCGGCTCTGGCCCGCGAACAGCGGCGGCGGGGCGATGCCGCCGTCGGCGAAGCCGATGCGGCCGGCCTCCTCCGCGGCGCCGCGCTGCAGCGCCTTGCCGAGCGCGGCGTCGAGCTCTTCCGGCCCGCACGGCTTGCGCAGGAAGTCGGCCGCGCCGAGCCGCACCGACTCGACGATCGCCTGGGTGTCGCCGGTCCCGGAGAGCACCAGCACGGCCAGCCGCGGCTGGTGCGCGCGCAGCGTCCGCAGCGTCTCGAGGCCGTCCATGCCCGGCAGCCCCAGGTCCAGCGTGACCAGGTCGGGGCCCGTGCGCTTGGCCTCCTCGATCGCCTCCTCGCCCGAGCCCACCGCGATCGGCGCCAGCCCGCGCGAAGTCATGAACGCGGCGAGCCACTCCCGCGCGCTCGTGTCGTCATCGACGATCAGGACTCTCTGCGGGGGCTTCATGGGTGGGGCTCGCACGACTGGGGGGTAGAAGGCGGAGAGCCGGCAACCGGCCTCGCGAGAAGCCTTGCGACGAGCGTGCCAAGTATACCCCCGGCACAACCCCCCGGACTCCGCCCAAGTGGAGCCCGAGCTGCGCACGTGGGTAGACGCGGGGCACAAAGAAAACCTCATTTGCACACAGGCAGGAACCCGGCAGGAGCGGCCGTGTTCCGGCTCCCGGGACCCCGTGCTACGCTGCGCGGCCGATGTCGCGGCGTGTCGAAAAGCCCTGGGGCCACGAGGAGATCTGGGCCGAGACCCCGCGCTACCTGGGCAAGATCCTGGCGATCAAGGCAGGCAAGCGGCTGTCCCTGCAGCTGCACCGGCAGAAGGACGAGGCGATCTACGTCCTGCGCGGGACGCTCCGGCTGACCCTGGAGAACGACGCCGGCCAGCTCGAGGTCACCGACCTCGCGCCCGGGTCGAGCCGGCGGATCGTTCCCGGCCGGCGCCACCGCTTCGAAGCCGTCGCGTCGGACTGCGAGCTCTGCGAGGTGTCGAGCCCGGAGATCGACGACGTCGTCCGGATCGAGGACGACTACGGGCGCGCGCCCGCTTCGTAGCCCAGCTCGCGCATCCGCTCGCCGGCCTGGGCGAGCATGGCAGCGATCCGCTCCGGCGGCTCCTCGCGCCAGCGCTCGACGTTGGGCACGAAGCCCTTCGACGAGCTGGCCTTCACGTCCTGCAGCCCCGCCCAGTGGTCGTGCGGCTGCTCGTGGAAGCGCAGGACCTGCGGCTCCCATGGCTCGCCGAGGAACGCGAACAGCCGGCGCGCCTCGGCCTCCGGGTCGGCCACCAGCTTCTCGTAGAAGAGCTCGAGCACGCGCCCGGGATGGCGCGCGGCGAAGGCGCGCATCACACCGCACTGTGTCGCCCAGTAGCGCGCCGCGCCGGCGAAGCGGTCGCCGCCGCACACGGCCACGTGCGGCTCGGCTTCGGCGATGTCGGGAATGCGCGCGATCGAGCAGGCCGAGTCGAGGCCGTGGCGGTACACGAACACGTACTGGCAATCCGGCCCGAACACGGTCTCGATGAAATCGAGGCAGTCGACGTAGGACGGCGTCTTGTCGGCCCAGCGCGGCTTCTGGTGGCTGGCAGCGTACATCTCGAAGAAGTAGGCCGCGTGCTCGCGCGCGCGCGCGACCACGTGGTCGCGTGCGAAGCCCATCGCCTGCAGGCCCTCGAGCGCCTTGCGATCCTCGAGCAGGCGGCTCTCGGGCAGGAGGAAGAACGATTCGGGCGGACAGGCGATCCGCGAGTGACTGTCGAGGATGAGCCGGACCAGCGTGGTGCCGGAACGGTGCACGCCGATCACGAAGATCGGCCGCTCGCCGCGCGGGCGCGCGGCGGGCGCGACGATCTCCCGCCGCGTGCGCTTGGTCTCGTCCAGCAGCGCGCGGGTGAGCCGCTTGCCGAAGGAGATCAGCCGGGCCGACAGCGGCTCCTTCGCGCTCACGGCCGGCCTCGTTCGCGCCCGCCACCCGACTTGACGCGGGCGCGGCCCGCCGCGACGTTCGCCCGCGGGCAGGGAGGCGGAGTTTGTCGGGGGCCGAGCGCGAGACCGA
This genomic interval carries:
- a CDS encoding sigma 54-interacting transcriptional regulator, which gives rise to MKPPQRVLIVDDDTSAREWLAAFMTSRGLAPIAVGSGEEAIEEAKRTGPDLVTLDLGLPGMDGLETLRTLRAHQPRLAVLVLSGTGDTQAIVESVRLGAADFLRKPCGPEELDAALGKALQRGAAEEAGRIGFADGGIAPPPLFAGQSRKMRLVESMIDHVADTDITVLIRGESGTGKELVARTICARSRRARRAFVKVNCAALPSELLESELFGYEKGAFTGAQKRKLGKFEIANGGTI
- a CDS encoding cupin domain-containing protein; this translates as MSRRVEKPWGHEEIWAETPRYLGKILAIKAGKRLSLQLHRQKDEAIYVLRGTLRLTLENDAGQLEVTDLAPGSSRRIVPGRRHRFEAVASDCELCEVSSPEIDDVVRIEDDYGRAPAS
- a CDS encoding sulfotransferase — translated: MSAKEPLSARLISFGKRLTRALLDETKRTRREIVAPAARPRGERPIFVIGVHRSGTTLVRLILDSHSRIACPPESFFLLPESRLLEDRKALEGLQAMGFARDHVVARAREHAAYFFEMYAASHQKPRWADKTPSYVDCLDFIETVFGPDCQYVFVYRHGLDSACSIARIPDIAEAEPHVAVCGGDRFAGAARYWATQCGVMRAFAARHPGRVLELFYEKLVADPEAEARRLFAFLGEPWEPQVLRFHEQPHDHWAGLQDVKASSSKGFVPNVERWREEPPERIAAMLAQAGERMRELGYEAGARP